In the Acidobacteriota bacterium genome, CGAAGCAGTCGGCGGCCCGCCCCTCGCTCTCTGCGATGCGGGGGAAGGGAAGGGCGGTGCGTGGAGTACAAACGGCACGATCGTCTTCGCACCGTCTTACAACTCGCCGCTGCACAGGGTGTCCGATGCAGGGGGTGAGTCGACGCCTGTGACCGAGTTTGACGCCGAGAGAAAGGACAACTCCCACCGGCATCCGCGGTTTCTCCCGGACGGGAATCACTTTCTCTACATGGCACGGTCGGCGATGGGCACGTCGGAAGGTCAGGCCGTGATGATTGGAGCTCTCGACGGCTCGGTGAGCCGGCAGCTCTTTCGCGCTCCGGCGGCCGTCGAGTATGCATCGGGCCACATTCTTTTCGTTCGCGAAAGAACGCTGATGGCGCGGGCGTTCAACGCCGACAAGCTCGAGTTTACGGGCGACGCTTTTCCGATCGTCGAGAAGGTGACCTTGCTGCAGCCGGGAACGGTGATCGGCGTGTACTCGGCATCAAAAAACGGCGTTCTCGCGTATCAATCAGGCGAGGGGGAAACCGGCAGTTACCGGCTCGTCTGGAGGGACCGCGAGGGCAACGAAGTGGGAACCGTCGGTGAGCCCCGCGGTTACGACGAGGTCCACTTGGTACCGGGTGGTGAGCTGGCGGCGGTCGCCCTCGAGGAGACTTCGGCCGGGAGCGGTGACATCTGGGTCATCGACCTCCGCCGCGATCTCTTCACCAGGTTCACTTTCGAGCCGGGCTACGAGTTCGGGGTGACGCCGACTGCGGACGGTAAGTCCCTGATCTACTCGGCTCAGAGAGACGGTGTCTGGGTCCTGATGCGGAAGGACATCGGCGGCGCGGGCGAGGGCGAGGTCATCTTCGAATCCGATACCGAGATGTACCCGAGCTCCGTGTCGCCCGATGGAAAATTTCTTTGCCTGTACAAGGGAGGCGACACCACTGGTTACGACCTCTGGATGCTGCCTCTCTCCGGTCAGGGCGAGGGCGCTGCTTTTATCGACAGTGACTTCAACGAGTTTATGGGGATGTTTTCTCCTGACGGAAGATGGCTTGCCTATGTGTCGGACGAGTCCGGTTCGCCCCAGGTCTATGTCACCGCCTTTCCGGAACGCGGAAGAAAGTGGCAGGTCTCCACAAACGGCGGGCAAGCCTCGCGTTGGACCAACAGCGGCTCCGAGATCTTATATCACGCTCCGGACGGTTCGTTGGTGGCGGTGCGAGTAGAGCCGCGTGATGGCGGCCTGCTCATCGGAGAGACAAAAGAACTCTTCAACACCATGGTCCAGGCGACGGCGGCACATCTTTGGGATGTCTCGCCGGACGGCCAACGTTTGCTGACGATGGAGGCCATGTCGAGCGGTGGCCTGCCGAACATCGAGGTGGTCGTGAACTGGCCCGAAATCGGGGGTGGATCATGATCGGCACTACGTTGGAACAGTACCGGGTGACAGCCGCCCTCGGTGAGGGCGGGATGGGCCAGGTGTGGCTCGCCGAGGACACCAAGCTCGGCCGCGAGGTGGCACTCAAGGTGCTGCCGGAGGAGTTCGCCAAAGACCCGGAGCGGATGGCAAGGTTTGAACGTGAGGCGAAGGTTTTGGCGTCGCTGAATCATCCGAATATTGCAACGCTGTACGGGTTGGAGTCCGTCGAATCGGGATCGGAAGAGACGACCTTTCTCGCGATGGAGCTCGTGCAGGGAGAAGACCTCTCGGAGAGGATCAAGCGCGGGCCGGTCCCGATTGACGAAGCAGTTCCAATCGCGTTGCAGATTGCCGAGGCTCTCGAAGCGGCACACGAGCAGGGAATCGTGCACCGCGATCTGAAGCCAGCCAACATCAAGCTCCGGCCGGACGGAACGGTCAAGGTGCTCGACTTTGGGCTGGCGAAGGCGTGGGACGCGGACACCGAGAACTCGAACGTGTCCATGTCGCCGACCTTGACCGCGCACGCAACCGCAGCAGGGGTGATCATCGGCACGGCGGCATACATGTCACCCGAACAGGCGGCGGGCATTGCTGCTGATCGCCGGGCGGACATCTGGGCCTTCGGCGTCGTGCTGTGGGAGATGCTCACTGGCAACAAGCTCTTCGAGGGAGAGACGGTCTCGCATGTGCTGGCCTCGGTGCTCAAGGATGAGATTGACCTCGAAGCGCTGCCGGACGACACTCCATCCCGGCTGCGAGAGCTCATCAGCCGGTGTCTGCGGAAAAAGCCGAAGCAACGGTTGCAGGCGATCGGCGACGCGCGCATCGTGCTCGAGGAACCTCTTGGCGACCAGGAGCGGGTTGCTGCCGGGTCCGATCTCGCCACTCCATCGACCCCATCTCGGATGATCTCGCGGTTGGGTTGGGTCGCAGCCGTACTCGGTCTCGGTGCGGCGGCTTTCCTGTTGTGGCTGCAAATTGGTGGCAAGCCCGACCGTGTCTACCAAACCTCGATTCCGCCGCCGCAAGACACGACGTTTCACCTCGCGGCAATCGGTCCGGGCGCGGCCACGCTTTCACCGGATGGCACCAGGCTCGTCTTCTCGGCCCGCGACCACGATGGAGCCGTGAGGCTGTACCTTCGCGCGCTCGACCAGCCGGAGGCGCACGTGATGTCGGGCACCGAAGGCGCCCAGTTCCCCTTCTGGTCGCCGGATTCTCGTTGGATTGCGTTCTTCACCCAACAAGATGGCACGCTGAAGAAGGTCGATGCTTCCGGCGGCCCGCCGATCACCATCTGCGAGGCGCAGAACGGCAAGGGCGGTTCGTGGGGAGCCAACGGTACGATCGTTTTCGCGCCCAACTCCGGCACCGCGCTGCAGAAGGTGTCGTCCGCGGGTG is a window encoding:
- a CDS encoding serine/threonine-protein kinase; its protein translation is MIGTTLEQYRVTAALGEGGMGQVWLAEDTKLGREVALKVLPEEFAKDPERMARFEREAKVLASLNHPNIATLYGLESVESGSEETTFLAMELVQGEDLSERIKRGPVPIDEAVPIALQIAEALEAAHEQGIVHRDLKPANIKLRPDGTVKVLDFGLAKAWDADTENSNVSMSPTLTAHATAAGVIIGTAAYMSPEQAAGIAADRRADIWAFGVVLWEMLTGNKLFEGETVSHVLASVLKDEIDLEALPDDTPSRLRELISRCLRKKPKQRLQAIGDARIVLEEPLGDQERVAAGSDLATPSTPSRMISRLGWVAAVLGLGAAAFLLWLQIGGKPDRVYQTSIPPPQDTTFHLAAIGPGAATLSPDGTRLVFSARDHDGAVRLYLRALDQPEAHVMSGTEGAQFPFWSPDSRWIAFFTQQDGTLKKVDASGGPPITICEAQNGKGGSWGANGTIVFAPNSGTALQKVSSAGGEAQDITEVDRNRHNSHRHPRFLPDGIHFLYLARGLNFTESAVMVGSLDGGANRELMRSGVQAEYAAGHIFFARNQTLMVQPFDADTLELAGEAKPVAEEALTIPAAAFGAYSVSPAGLLSYHAGAIEAEVAPMWHDRTGREIEQLGELAAYNTVALAPDDKSAAFTITPETSGAIDIWIYDLVRDLKTRFTFDEATDYLPIWAPDGQSIAFGSDRSGIQKIYRKGVGGVQEAEVMVEADSDLTPRGWSPDGHWLVYEKYDEETNSDIWAVPTEGDGEPRRLLAKRGVDVAGGISPDGRWLSYFSDESGRFEVYVTPFPDAGRRWQASTDSGLFPFWCDDGRQLVYQRIDGRLMSVEVELGDDTVRFGVTTELFDIAPPDALGPAFAPSNDGDRILVVPKGETSGPTLLNLIVGWPQILEEK
- a CDS encoding serine/threonine-protein kinase, which translates into the protein EAKVLASLNHPNIATLYGLETAGMAGNSKLKTQNSKLTSDAEVSEVTFLAMELVEGEDLSERIKRGPVPIEEATAIALQIAEALEAAHEQGIVHRDLKPANIKLRPDGTVKVLDFGLAKAWEADAPDTALSLSPTMTAHATAAGLILGTAAYMSPEQARGMSVDRRADIWSFGVVLWEMLTGRKLFEGHTVSDVLASVLKESPDLEVLPSQTPPHVKRLIRRCLDKEPRSRLRDIGEARIALAQPDEDLPPSDAPVGPTEQGLRRRLPWAAAGMAAIAALILGALLIGRKEPEQPVIRFETPPPPAGRFHLAPDNPGPVRVSPDGTMLVYSGRTDDGSIRLWVRALDVVAARPLPGTEGAQYPFWSPDSKRIGFFAGGKLRVVEAVGGPPLALCDAGEGKGGAWSTNGTIVFAPSYNSPLHRVSDAGGESTPVTEFDAERKDNSHRHPRFLPDGNHFLYMARSAMGTSEGQAVMIGALDGSVSRQLFRAPAAVEYASGHILFVRERTLMARAFNADKLEFTGDAFPIVEKVTLLQPGTVIGVYSASKNGVLAYQSGEGETGSYRLVWRDREGNEVGTVGEPRGYDEVHLVPGGELAAVALEETSAGSGDIWVIDLRRDLFTRFTFEPGYEFGVTPTADGKSLIYSAQRDGVWVLMRKDIGGAGEGEVIFESDTEMYPSSVSPDGKFLCLYKGGDTTGYDLWMLPLSGQGEGAAFIDSDFNEFMGMFSPDGRWLAYVSDESGSPQVYVTAFPERGRKWQVSTNGGQASRWTNSGSEILYHAPDGSLVAVRVEPRDGGLLIGETKELFNTMVQATAAHLWDVSPDGQRLLTMEAMSSGGLPNIEVVVNWPEIGGGS